Genomic DNA from Brassica rapa cultivar Chiifu-401-42 chromosome A04, CAAS_Brap_v3.01, whole genome shotgun sequence:
TAAGATTCTGTAATCCCCACCACAAACAGAAGAAGTACTTTGAGACAAACTTCTTAGACGAGACAATGCCAGAGGAGAGAGCTCTCGAGTAGATTCCAAAATCAAAAGGAGGTTCTTCCCCTTCAGTGACATTGACAGGACACATTTCCTGAAGAACCGAACTTTTCGCAGTGTACCAAGCAGCATAACCTTCCATGTTTTGGTTACCGCAAAACAAAAAGTTTCTGGTACAGTTGTCTTTCTTGACGCAAGCCTTACTCCAGCAGTCGTTATTGCGTTCTAAGGCAAGCAAGTACCACAAAGCCCCAACAATCTGCAACCACATACACTTATAAGAAACAAAACAGTGGTAACAAAAGGATAAAAGAAATGTTACTGACATGACTAGCAAGCATGTAGAGTAGCAAGTAGTAAGCAGCACCAGCCCAAGCAGTTTCAGCAAACACTCCTGCTGTTCTCTTCAGCTCTGAACTTAAAGGATACATCCTAACAAAACGCGGAATGTACTGAACTAACACTATATACCGAAGTGCCTGCTTCGTCGCCAGAACATTAGCACCCTTAGAAGTGTATAAGAATCTCCAAACTGTAATCTGAAAAAGATGTAGAAAAAGTAAACATCAACAAAGTAAATCTTGAAACTGAGAGAAGCTTGGGGTTATACCTGTGGAAGAGGAAGAACAGAAAGCAAATCAATGATGAAGTACTGTCGAAGATACCGCTTAGCTATCTGTTTAGGATCAATCACAAGCTCTCCTCTCCCAAAAACCCTTGAAGAAGGAGCAACGTACGCTGTTCTAAACCTCAAAGCCATGTGAAATAGGTAAAAAGAATCAATAACCGTCCTCAACGTCGTCGCTACGATCGCCAGCTTCCTGTCTATACCAATGCACTTCGCTTTATCGTTTATAAAGGGAAGATACAAGAAGAGCGGGTCCACTGAAACAGCTAGAATGCAGGAAGCAACGAAGAGCTTGTTGCAGAGCAAGAGAAACTTGTCTTGAGGATCGaatatcttcttctctgatACCTTGAGATCCTCTGGAAAGACAGCGCGCGAGACGCCGAGTCCAATGGATCTTCCTATGGACCAGAGCCCCTCGGAGCCTTTTCTGAAGCCTTTCTTGAAAGATCCGGATGATGTTTTGCTTCCTTGAGCGAAACGTTTGGGTGCTTGTATGTTTAATGTGCATTTGTTTAGGCCTGTATTGTCGGAGCTCTGCGAGTACCTTGAGTCCATACTCTCTAACCTGatcaagaaaaacaagaaactgCTTTTTAGGTTCATTaatagaaagaaacaaaaagagggttagccatatatatatatatatataaatgtataccTGATGAACTTCTCACGATGGCCACTGATTACTTGAGATTTGACTCCATTTGTGCCACAATCAAACATACTCTTCTCTAAGATTCATTCAACTCATGAATCCCCTAATCTAGACAAAAAAAAGTACTTCAATCAAAGATCATTCGGACAGGTTTCAGCAACTGAGATCTCTCTGGGAGGAacgaagaacaagaagaagaagatataacTTACAGTTGAATCTGACGGCGACGAAGAAAGCATAGAGAAAAAGAGTTGTAAAATTATTGACTTTGTTCTTGTTGCTGTCCGGGGTCGGGTCCACCATGCTGTCTTCTCTTCATTTGTCCTATTCGGGATATCAAGTATGCTCCGACCGAAATGATATATAAAATGGGTCCTTCATGGGCCAGAATATCTTCCTTCCTGAATATCTAATTGTTCCTTAACTTCGCTCCTTACGTGGGTAATGCGCCTATTTCAACCTGTTAATTTACCAAATAGACCCCGAACAAATATTCAGGCCAAATACAaactcaactcaattataaatcaaaaaatacttaaacttattaaaatatgCATAAATTAATATTGATCTAACAGAAATTAGTCAATCGTTAACAAACTAAAACgatattattttgatatatttttttgttatttggcCAATTTTTAAATATACGAAAATGActtaaaataatcataaaatcaaatttacattttatacatgTTTCTGATCAAAATAACCatctttaaatttaataaaactataaaatatactaaaatataggcctgggcattcggggtcccaatcgagtttcggttttatccaatcgggtttcagtttttcgggtttatcaaaataagccctattcggattatatgaaagttcggttcgggaccggttcgggttctatcgggtttaGGTCGgagttagtaaatcttcaaagaaccggtacaacccaatatactttcgggttcgggtcccaatcggtttttcggtttaaaagtacctgatttttacctattttataaccaaaacatgagtaaaatcggttcttcagttttaaaatacctgatttgtacctattttgtaaccaaaacttaagtaaaatcgattcaaaaataaggaacatcaaccgtgattattcaaaatcaaacgaaaagtaaacatatttactgataaaaagaaaccaaataaataaaagcataaaacgaaaaccaagttctcatgaaaaacattgtttaacgaaaacaaaatcaaaatctaaatacttcaagattcaacggcTATCTTTAACCATTAACCTTtatgtaatagaaccaccaaccttcatgtaatagataagtattttagatgttcaatatttcttagtatattttggatacatattaggaattgagatcatctttggtacaagatcttttcgaggttttgaatgttttgggttctatcggatatctatttagattcgggttcggttcggataatacccataacccgaaatatcACAAAACAAGACtcattcggtatttacgtcgggttcggatcggttcagattcatttttatcggatcggattcggttcgggttttcgggttcggtttatttgctcAGCCCtactaaaataataacattttgcatttttttgctaggacttttttaatatttagaaagttTAGAAACTTTACGGATTGCAAAAAACGTATAAAAatcataacttaaaaagtttagaAACTAAACACATTGAAAAGATATTCAAATCTTAAAATTATTGTAACCATCAACAACACAAATAAGAACAATCAAGTTGAGTACATTCACAAAGATTAGGCACatataacaataataaaaacaGCCATACAGGCGCGAATCAAAGGCTAGTTAGTCCCTAGTTAAAGTTTTAGTTTCGTttacatttataatatttagtaaCTATGGTTTCCTCCGACTTTTCGAGAAATTCCATTGAGCTACTCATCAGTAATATTTCTTTgtcaattttcaaaatatagatCAACTCATCGATATCTGTGTGGATGACATATACAACCAATCTCGGTGGAGTTACACTATTATTCTGGGATCTAAACACATGTCATGGTGCTGATGTTCGCTATCCTATGAAAATGAAAACTCTGGTAAGCTACATCAATATAGCTCTATCACAAGTGACTAGTGGCAACTattttctttctaatatcaCAATGTTTGCGACAACTATcattttattgtttaaataattagttaaattaatattgtaaataaatGTTGATCcacttttagttttaaaataaaaataaaactttttataatatttaatttataaaaaattgctaaactaaaaataattaaattaactatGGATTACTGCAACAAAAgtcaaaattatttaattatataatacatttgtacggaaaaataaaatgatcaacaGATTTTAATCTTATGATTAAATATCAGAAATGTAAAATTTTGGTAAAAACTAATATTATCGTGCTTTCAAAAcgtaaatcaaaatttaatcaCATTTAAAATAACATGATGAATAAAATTGATCCATAAATGTTTGGTGACAATATATTCTTCTTTTAGTATTTGAATGAAAATAACCAAGTGATAGCGTTTTACATATGTAGGAAAAAGCGTTTTATAAACAATCAAGTCATgatcaatatatttttgttaattaaataacttATATGATATACTTAGGTACCAAGATGATTAATCATTGCTAGGAAAATAATTGATACagtattattaaattaaatttgttgacaagaagaaaaatgttgcaaattaattattagtaaatgtcaAATATGACATAAACTCAAATAATCATTAATGATATTATTCTCTAGAACATAGATTTGGTCGCATAATAAAGATCATCGTCTAATATAGAGGTTTAAGCCCAAGCGAGCCCAATGACAGCAATAGAGGTCCAGAAGATGCCACTTCCAGCAACCAACCCAACGGCAGTGTTGTTGGCCGGAGTTGGTGCCGGGGAAGTAGGAGGTGCCGGTGAAGTAGGAGGTGCCGGTGAAGTAGGAGGTGCCGGTGAAGAAGGAGGTTTTGAAGGAGTTAGTGGAGCAGGGGCGGGTACGGGCTTGGGCATGGGGTGCCCAGGTGACTCAACCACCACGATCAATTTTTCACCTTTAGCGCAATTACCTTGATCTCCACTGATGAAGTAGTGTGGACCTGACTCATTAAGTTTCAGGATGGTTTGTGTCGCAGTATATGTTTTCGAAGCCTCTTTTGTAATGCACTTTTCGTAGTTTTCTTTTGTCACTTGTAACACGGAATCTGTCTTGTTATCGTAGTTAAACTCTGTCACATgcaaaaatattgttaatacAAGTCTGAATTGGTATTCGtggtatataattatatttaattagtttatatCGACTCATAAATCATCATGAAACTATAGACTATAGTGTGAACCACATAAAAtcaatatataacataaaatatttcttataaaaaacCGTAATAGTTATGATTAATAATCGCTATTAACCCTAGATCTATTTCGTTACATAAAAtcaatatataacataaaatatttcttataaaaaacCGTAATAGTTATGATTAATGTTTGAAAGTAACGAAAGAGAAAGTagcgaaagagagagaaagtagcgaaagagagagaaagtagatctCCGGCGatcggccggcgcgtgagcgtgcgtgccgtcgccggagacCGTCATCCTTCAGATAAAAGTCCCCGTTTGTGTTTCACTTTCGTTTCTGACGGCTTCCGCCTTGTTTGAGCTCTGGTCAGTCACCCTTGGTGGTGGTTCTGTCACTGGTGTGAAGACGCGGAGGTCTGAAGGGAGGAGAGGTGAAGCGGTTTGTGTTTTCGGtcccgggaggtggaggctcaGTTAGTTCCGCCGACGCCGGTTTCAGTCGCTGAGAGGCGGAAGTTACTATAACTTCGCCGTCGTCAGTTCAAGTTCCCGGGAGGTTAAGGCTCCGTCAGTCTTACTTCGTCGGCTTCTGTGTCTCGAAGGGGTTTGGTTGCTCGAGTATGGGCTCTGGTCATGGAGCGGAAGAGGTTTCATCGGGTTGTGAATTTTAGGGTTGTAGATTCGCCGTCGGTGGAGCTCTCCATAGCGGGATGATGCTCTCCGACAGGTTCTCAGTGTGGTGAAGAAGAGATGTGGTTTCGGTGGAGGCTCGAAGGGATTCAGAGCTCCGGCGAACCGAGATTTTCAGTGGTTGGGTACGGCGGCTTGGGAAGGCGGTGACGGTCGGGTCGAGGCGGAGCGACGCGTGGCGCACTGACGGTCAAGATCTTCACACGTGGCGCGCTTCAGCTTCCTCGACGCC
This window encodes:
- the LOC103864510 gene encoding early nodulin-like protein 3: MASLNPVFFLVFLLLTTFYHLGEGRAPHTFLVGGSADGWKVPESSNKTRLIHWAETQRFLVGDSLEFNYDNKTDSVLQVTKENYEKCITKEASKTYTATQTILKLNESGPHYFISGDQGNCAKGEKLIVVVESPGHPMPKPVPAPAPLTPSKPPSSPAPPTSPAPPTSPAPPTSPAPTPANNTAVGLVAGSGIFWTSIAVIGLAWA
- the LOC103864509 gene encoding probable cyclic nucleotide-gated ion channel 6, whose amino-acid sequence is MFDCGTNGVKSQVISGHREKFIRLESMDSRYSQSSDNTGLNKCTLNIQAPKRFAQGSKTSSGSFKKGFRKGSEGLWSIGRSIGLGVSRAVFPEDLKVSEKKIFDPQDKFLLLCNKLFVASCILAVSVDPLFLYLPFINDKAKCIGIDRKLAIVATTLRTVIDSFYLFHMALRFRTAYVAPSSRVFGRGELVIDPKQIAKRYLRQYFIIDLLSVLPLPQITVWRFLYTSKGANVLATKQALRYIVLVQYIPRFVRMYPLSSELKRTAGVFAETAWAGAAYYLLLYMLASHIVGALWYLLALERNNDCWSKACVKKDNCTRNFLFCGNQNMEGYAAWYTAKSSVLQEMCPVNVTEGEEPPFDFGIYSRALSSGIVSSKKFVSKYFFCLWWGLQNLSTLGQGLETSTYPGEVIFSIALAIAGLLLFALLIGNMQTYLQSLTIRLEEMRVKRRDSEQWMHHRMLPPELRERVRRYDQYKWLETRGVDEENIVSNLPKDLRRDIKRHLCLALVRRVPLFDNMDERLLDAICMRLKPCLYTEKSFLVREGDPVNEMLFIIRGRLESVTTDGGRSGFYNRSLLKEGDFCGDELLTWALDPKSGSNLPSSTRTVKALTEVEAFALIADELKFVASQFRRLHSRQVQHTFRFYSQQWRTWAACFIQAAWRRYTKRKKLEQLRKEEEEEEEESAARLIAGGSPYSIRATFLASKFAANALRSVHKNRIRKSNLAPPSTKELVKFQKPPEPDFSADC